A single region of the Coprobacter tertius genome encodes:
- a CDS encoding NfeD family protein, whose translation MKRFPFLFIFFLYSVVFGTNAAEKPLIYKIDIKKEIGSTTWRYMQKGNDEAVKHGADAILLHLNTYGGTVVHADSIRTLILNSKIPVYAFIDNNAASAGALIAIACDSIYMRPGANIGAVTVVNETGAAMPDKYQSYMRATIRSTAEAHGADTTITSKGDTVIHWRRDPRIAEAMVDERVVIPNVVDSGKVLTLTAQEAVKLGYCEGIVNSVDEIATKHLGYKDYRIEQYKPSVYDEIAGFLSNPALQAILIMIIIGGIYFELQSPGLGFPSAAAIIAAILYFAPLYMSGMAESWEILIFVAGIILLVLELLVIPGFGVAGILGSIFIFTGLILALVNNVNFDFSPVASQDISRSILTVVSGIICGFALTLYLAHKIGSKGIFRRLALQSSQEVKEGYIGVPERLFEMVGKEGVAATILRPAGKVTIGDDDYDAVALYGYIERGEPVKVVKTENSQLYVVKK comes from the coding sequence CAAAAAGGGAACGACGAGGCGGTGAAACACGGTGCAGATGCAATATTGTTGCATCTGAATACTTATGGCGGAACTGTAGTGCATGCCGACTCGATACGAACATTGATACTGAACAGTAAAATCCCCGTATATGCGTTTATCGATAACAATGCAGCTTCGGCAGGAGCTCTCATCGCGATCGCTTGCGACAGTATTTATATGCGTCCTGGTGCAAATATCGGGGCTGTGACGGTTGTAAATGAAACAGGAGCAGCTATGCCGGATAAATATCAGTCGTATATGAGGGCTACGATACGTTCGACAGCAGAAGCTCATGGCGCAGATACTACGATTACTTCAAAAGGTGATACGGTCATTCATTGGAGACGAGACCCTCGCATTGCAGAAGCTATGGTAGATGAACGGGTAGTTATTCCGAATGTGGTAGATTCTGGTAAAGTTTTAACGCTTACAGCTCAGGAAGCTGTTAAACTGGGATATTGCGAGGGTATTGTAAATAGTGTAGATGAAATCGCCACAAAGCATCTCGGATATAAAGATTATCGTATCGAGCAGTATAAGCCGTCTGTATATGATGAGATTGCCGGCTTTCTCAGTAATCCGGCCCTTCAGGCGATATTAATAATGATTATTATCGGCGGTATTTATTTCGAACTTCAGTCTCCTGGATTGGGATTTCCTTCGGCAGCTGCTATTATTGCCGCTATTTTATATTTCGCACCTTTGTATATGAGCGGAATGGCGGAAAGTTGGGAAATATTGATTTTTGTCGCGGGAATTATTTTACTTGTTCTCGAGTTGCTTGTGATACCCGGTTTTGGAGTGGCAGGTATCCTTGGCAGTATTTTTATATTTACCGGGTTGATACTTGCTTTAGTAAATAATGTGAATTTCGATTTTTCTCCAGTGGCTTCTCAGGATATCAGCCGTAGTATACTTACTGTTGTATCGGGTATTATTTGTGGTTTTGCATTAACTTTATATTTAGCACATAAGATCGGTTCGAAAGGTATATTTCGCCGACTGGCTCTTCAGTCATCGCAAGAAGTGAAAGAAGGTTATATAGGAGTTCCCGAACGGTTATTCGAAATGGTAGGGAAAGAGGGTGTCGCTGCTACGATATTGAGACCTGCCGGTAAAGTTACAATCGGAGATGACGACTATGATGCGGTGGCTCTGTATGGATATATTGAAAGGGGTGAACCGGTAAAAGTCGTAAAAACTGAGAACAGTCAGTTATATGTGGTTAAAAAGTAG
- the kdsB gene encoding 3-deoxy-manno-octulosonate cytidylyltransferase, producing MNDIHNFIGIIPARYASSRFPGKPLVDMRGKSMIQRVYEQAASVLESVFVATDDVRIYEAVIAFGGQAVMTSEMHKSGTDRCREAWHKIGKGRDVVINIQGDEPFIKPEQIRDIMACFEDRETQIATLVRPFTPEDGIEALENPNSPKVVLNDRNEALYFSRSVIPYLRNIPREEWLGSHIFYKHIGMYAYRASVLNEITSLPQSSLEIAESLEQLRWLQSGYRIKVGVTTQETIGIDTPEDLQKALLFLDSISK from the coding sequence ATGAACGATATCCATAATTTTATAGGAATTATACCGGCTCGTTACGCTTCATCCCGTTTCCCGGGAAAACCTTTGGTTGATATGCGAGGGAAAAGTATGATACAACGGGTATATGAGCAGGCTGCGAGTGTACTCGAGAGTGTATTTGTAGCTACCGATGATGTACGTATATACGAAGCTGTTATCGCATTCGGAGGACAGGCTGTTATGACTTCTGAAATGCATAAGAGTGGTACCGATCGTTGCCGCGAAGCATGGCATAAAATAGGAAAAGGACGAGATGTAGTTATTAATATACAGGGCGACGAGCCGTTTATTAAACCGGAACAAATTCGCGATATCATGGCCTGTTTTGAAGATCGGGAGACTCAGATCGCAACATTGGTACGGCCGTTTACTCCTGAGGACGGAATTGAGGCTCTTGAAAATCCTAATTCCCCGAAAGTTGTATTGAATGATCGTAATGAAGCCTTGTATTTTAGTCGTTCGGTTATACCTTATCTGAGAAATATACCTCGGGAGGAGTGGCTCGGTTCACATATTTTTTATAAACATATCGGGATGTATGCGTATAGGGCTTCTGTGTTAAATGAGATTACGTCATTACCGCAATCTTCGCTCGAAATTGCCGAATCGCTCGAACAATTACGTTGGTTACAGAGTGGTTATCGTATAAAAGTCGGAGTTACGACTCAGGAAACGATCGGCATAGATACTCCCGAAGATTTGCAGAAGGCTTTGTTATTTTTAGACAGTATCTCAAAATAA
- a CDS encoding M16 family metallopeptidase, protein MTIYPDRTSQPEVKDFGTLVLPEAREIMLSNGIPVYVINMGDQEVSRIDVMVTAGKYDQEKSLVADMANVMLKEGAGNRTSAQIAGQLDFYGAWLQNSVSFHNSYVTLYSLNKYFTHTLDILSDLIMRPFFPEEEFSTISLRRKQQLTIELEKVQSLATRAFLSRLFGKHHPYGAVADPHDFDSLTKEDLFKFHRNYYNPQYIRIVITGKITDEMLKLLDLRLGMEFGDFTNKSSSRVFKIEPSTQKEIFVEKVGALQSGIRIGIPVMNRSHPDYLPMRVLNTLLGGYFGSRLMLNIREDKGYTYGISSSLIGQRYGAYLSISTQSATEYTKPLVEEVFNEIERLKCEPVQEEELSMVRNYMLGELARLFDGPFPVADAYISMLANNLSFDYYNRQVDIIRSVTPDDIMRLAGEYLKRDNFYVVVAGSK, encoded by the coding sequence ATGACAATATATCCTGATAGAACCAGCCAGCCGGAAGTTAAAGATTTCGGAACATTGGTATTACCTGAAGCTCGTGAAATCATGTTATCTAATGGGATACCGGTTTACGTGATCAATATGGGCGACCAGGAGGTTTCTCGTATCGATGTAATGGTAACAGCCGGAAAATATGATCAGGAGAAGAGCCTGGTAGCTGATATGGCTAATGTGATGCTGAAGGAGGGAGCCGGAAATCGTACTTCGGCACAGATTGCCGGACAACTTGATTTTTATGGAGCCTGGTTACAAAATTCTGTCTCTTTCCACAATTCGTATGTTACGCTTTATTCACTCAATAAATATTTCACTCATACGTTGGATATTCTTTCCGATCTGATTATGCGTCCGTTTTTTCCTGAAGAGGAATTTAGCACCATTTCTTTGCGTCGCAAACAACAATTGACGATCGAATTGGAAAAGGTTCAGTCTTTAGCTACGAGAGCCTTTTTATCCCGATTATTCGGGAAGCATCACCCGTATGGGGCTGTGGCGGATCCGCATGATTTCGATAGTCTGACAAAAGAAGACCTTTTTAAGTTTCACCGGAATTATTATAATCCCCAATATATTCGTATCGTGATTACGGGGAAAATAACGGATGAAATGTTGAAATTACTCGATCTGAGATTGGGTATGGAGTTTGGCGATTTTACGAATAAAAGCAGCTCACGGGTATTTAAAATAGAACCGTCGACTCAAAAAGAAATATTCGTTGAAAAAGTCGGGGCTTTACAATCAGGTATACGTATCGGAATTCCCGTAATGAATCGTTCTCATCCCGATTATTTACCTATGCGCGTGTTGAATACGTTATTGGGAGGATATTTCGGAAGTCGATTAATGCTTAATATAAGGGAAGATAAAGGTTATACCTATGGTATTTCGTCTTCTTTGATAGGGCAACGTTATGGCGCTTATTTATCGATTTCTACACAGTCGGCAACCGAGTATACAAAACCGCTTGTAGAAGAGGTATTTAACGAGATAGAACGCCTAAAGTGCGAGCCGGTACAAGAAGAGGAATTATCGATGGTACGTAATTACATGCTGGGAGAGCTGGCTCGTTTATTCGATGGCCCTTTTCCGGTTGCAGATGCTTATATATCTATGCTTGCAAACAATTTGTCTTTCGATTATTATAATCGTCAGGTAGATATTATACGTTCGGTAACACCAGATGATATTATGCGCCTTGCCGGAGAATATCTTAAAAGAGATAATTTTTATGTCGTTGTTGCCGGGAGTAAATAA
- a CDS encoding methylglyoxal synthase, protein MKKRLTIALVAHDNRKADLVEWAVHNAELLSKHHLVCTGTTGSLVKKAFEEKGIEAEITCMNSGPMGGDAEIAAMVVKKEIDLAIFLIDDLNAQPHEADIQMLLRQCRIHNIPIACNRYSADLMITSTLWDSEDYVPTEQKYVAFKRE, encoded by the coding sequence ATGAAAAAAAGGTTGACGATCGCATTAGTAGCACATGATAATCGAAAGGCCGATTTGGTGGAGTGGGCCGTACATAATGCCGAACTTCTTTCGAAGCACCACCTTGTATGTACAGGTACTACGGGAAGTCTTGTGAAAAAAGCGTTTGAAGAGAAAGGAATCGAGGCGGAAATAACTTGTATGAATTCAGGTCCGATGGGTGGAGATGCTGAAATTGCCGCAATGGTCGTTAAGAAAGAGATCGATTTAGCTATTTTCCTGATCGATGACTTGAATGCTCAGCCTCACGAAGCCGATATACAAATGTTGTTGCGTCAATGTCGTATACATAATATACCAATTGCCTGTAACCGGTATAGTGCAGACCTGATGATAACAAGCACATTGTGGGATAGTGAGGATTATGTACCTACCGAACAAAAATATGTTGCTTTTAAAAGAGAATAG
- the dnaB gene encoding replicative DNA helicase produces MEQRRSNYRSPKATNPISELGKLQPQAQELEEAVLGALMLEKDAYAIVSDILKPDCFYEHKHQLIYSAIVDLAMQQKPIDMLTVAEQLRRRGELDEVGGEFIIAELTGRVASAANIEFHARIIAQKYLARELIRFSSEISTKAFDETNDVDDLMQEAEGKLFEISQRNVKKDVTQINPVIKEALDILQIASNRKDGLSGLQTGFNDLDKITSGWQNSDLVIIAARPAMGKTAFVLSMAKNMAINYNTPVAMFSLEMSNVQLVNRLIVNTCEIPGEKIKSGQLAPYEWEQLMSKIKDLYDAPIYIDDTPSLSVFELRTKARRLVREHGVKILIIDYLQLMNASGMSFGSREQEISTISRSLKGLAKELNIPIIALSQLNRSVENRQDKDKRPQLSDLRESGAIEQDADMVCFIHRPEYYKIVEDEAGHSLVGLAEIIIAKHRNGATGNVRMRFKGEYARFQNITDDTEIGGTFGTGITTDNLPPIENFNAGPDPAAAFLAGENGNEVPF; encoded by the coding sequence ATGGAACAACGCCGCTCTAACTATCGATCGCCTAAAGCGACAAACCCGATCAGCGAATTAGGAAAACTGCAACCTCAGGCACAAGAACTCGAAGAAGCAGTATTGGGGGCGCTTATGCTCGAAAAAGATGCTTATGCTATCGTTAGCGATATTCTTAAACCCGATTGTTTTTACGAACATAAGCATCAGCTCATCTATTCGGCGATTGTCGACCTGGCTATGCAGCAAAAGCCGATCGATATGCTTACCGTAGCCGAACAGTTAAGACGAAGAGGGGAACTTGACGAAGTGGGAGGAGAATTTATAATCGCTGAACTGACCGGACGAGTAGCTTCTGCCGCTAATATAGAATTTCATGCCCGTATTATCGCTCAAAAATATCTGGCCCGCGAACTTATCCGCTTTTCGAGCGAAATTTCAACGAAAGCTTTCGATGAAACCAATGATGTAGATGACCTCATGCAGGAAGCAGAGGGGAAACTTTTCGAAATTTCTCAACGAAATGTAAAGAAAGACGTTACACAAATCAACCCCGTCATCAAAGAAGCTCTCGATATTCTTCAAATAGCATCTAATCGAAAAGACGGCCTCAGTGGACTTCAGACCGGATTCAACGATCTCGACAAAATAACATCCGGATGGCAAAACTCCGATTTGGTTATCATTGCAGCTCGTCCTGCAATGGGGAAAACTGCTTTTGTGCTCTCCATGGCTAAGAACATGGCGATAAATTACAATACACCGGTTGCGATGTTCTCGCTCGAAATGTCGAACGTGCAATTAGTAAATCGCCTTATTGTAAATACTTGCGAAATCCCGGGTGAAAAAATAAAAAGCGGACAACTGGCCCCATACGAATGGGAACAGCTCATGTCGAAAATAAAAGATCTTTACGACGCTCCTATATATATTGACGATACTCCCAGCCTTTCGGTATTCGAATTACGTACCAAAGCACGGCGACTGGTTCGCGAACACGGTGTAAAGATACTTATTATAGACTACCTACAGCTTATGAATGCAAGCGGTATGAGCTTCGGAAGCCGTGAACAGGAAATAAGTACGATCTCTCGATCTCTTAAAGGTCTGGCTAAAGAACTGAATATCCCTATCATCGCCCTTTCACAGCTTAACCGTAGTGTAGAAAACCGACAAGATAAAGATAAACGCCCTCAACTATCCGATCTTCGTGAATCGGGAGCTATCGAACAAGACGCCGATATGGTATGTTTTATACATCGTCCCGAATACTACAAGATTGTAGAAGACGAAGCCGGTCATTCTTTGGTGGGACTGGCCGAAATAATTATCGCCAAGCATCGTAACGGTGCTACAGGAAATGTGCGGATGAGATTTAAAGGCGAATACGCCCGTTTTCAAAATATAACTGACGATACTGAAATCGGTGGAACATTCGGGACCGGCATTACGACCGATAATTTACCGCCTATCGAAAATTTCAATGCAGGCCCCGATCCCGCCGCTGCTTTCCTTGCCGGAGAAAATGGGAACGAAGTACCTTTTTAA
- the ispE gene encoding 4-(cytidine 5'-diphospho)-2-C-methyl-D-erythritol kinase, translating to MLLFPNAKINLGLNILRKRPDGYHDIETVFYPVNLTDALEVVPSVVGGSCNLHLSGIHIGGDPAKNLVVKAYDLLAVRFELPPVDVYLHKVIPFGAGLGGGSSDAADMLLMLRDSFKLPLSDDDLSRYASQLGADCAFFIRNRPMLAHGIGDEMEEIGITLSGYSIVLVKPAVMVSTPEAYAGVTPRIPEVTLSDIIKLPIREWQGRLVNDFEPSVFAKYPQISKVKDDMYRMGALYASMSGSGSSVFGIFEQIPEELSLYFVNDFVYTGECRF from the coding sequence ATGCTGTTATTCCCGAATGCTAAAATAAATCTGGGATTGAATATCCTGCGTAAACGTCCCGACGGCTATCACGATATCGAAACCGTTTTTTATCCGGTAAATCTGACGGATGCTTTAGAAGTGGTTCCTTCTGTGGTAGGAGGTTCTTGTAATCTGCATCTTTCCGGTATACATATCGGTGGAGATCCGGCAAAGAATTTGGTAGTAAAGGCTTATGATTTGTTGGCTGTCCGATTCGAATTACCTCCTGTGGATGTTTACCTGCATAAAGTTATTCCATTCGGAGCGGGATTGGGAGGCGGTTCGTCAGATGCGGCAGATATGTTGCTCATGCTGAGAGATTCTTTTAAATTACCGCTTTCAGATGACGATTTATCCCGTTATGCTTCTCAGTTGGGTGCCGATTGTGCTTTTTTTATTCGTAACCGACCGATGTTGGCACATGGAATAGGCGATGAAATGGAAGAAATCGGGATTACATTATCTGGATATTCTATCGTTTTGGTAAAGCCTGCCGTAATGGTATCTACTCCCGAAGCTTATGCCGGGGTTACACCTCGAATTCCCGAAGTGACTCTTTCTGATATTATTAAGCTTCCCATACGAGAATGGCAGGGGCGACTTGTCAATGATTTCGAACCGAGTGTTTTTGCAAAATATCCGCAGATAAGCAAAGTTAAGGACGATATGTATCGGATGGGGGCCTTGTATGCTTCTATGTCGGGTTCGGGCTCTTCGGTTTTCGGCATATTTGAACAAATACCGGAGGAGTTGTCGTTATATTTCGTTAACGATTTCGTATATACCGGCGAGTGCCGGTTTTAA
- a CDS encoding ferritin, protein MLKKRMEEALNTQINAGIWSAHFFLSLSLHFTALGWPGFSYRMQRQYEEEQRETFKMIDYVQKQEGRILLGDIVDVPVSFGNVSESLDRAMVHLVRITDSIDTLADEARNENDKATRAMLDWFILRRVEEESAMSELISRVKNLGDGVGLYLLDRELLQKDFKA, encoded by the coding sequence ATGTTGAAGAAACGAATGGAAGAAGCCCTGAATACACAGATAAATGCAGGGATATGGTCGGCTCATTTTTTTCTGTCTTTGTCATTGCATTTTACGGCGTTGGGATGGCCCGGTTTTTCTTATCGGATGCAGAGGCAGTATGAAGAAGAACAGAGAGAGACATTTAAAATGATCGATTATGTGCAAAAGCAGGAAGGCCGTATATTACTCGGCGATATAGTGGATGTACCGGTATCTTTCGGTAATGTATCCGAGTCGCTCGATCGGGCGATGGTACATTTAGTGAGAATTACCGATTCTATTGATACTTTGGCTGATGAAGCCCGTAATGAAAACGATAAGGCAACACGTGCGATGCTCGATTGGTTTATTTTACGTAGGGTAGAAGAGGAGTCTGCTATGTCTGAACTGATATCGAGAGTTAAAAATCTCGGAGACGGGGTCGGTTTGTATCTCCTCGATAGAGAATTACTGCAAAAGGATTTTAAAGCGTAA
- a CDS encoding nucleotide exchange factor GrpE: MSDKKNKKNEAQKQFANGKSPDKKERNEKGMTDEEQMLPEMEEESADKLTAEVAELKEKIEKQNKDYLLLMAEFDNYRKRTLREKAEILKNGNEDCLKGILPVIDDFERGLLSIGDTSDVEAVKEGMLLIYNKFKSYLEQKGVKEIPAQGEDFNTEYHEAVTMFPAPDPDQKGKVIDCVQKGYTLNDKVIRFAKVVVGE; the protein is encoded by the coding sequence ATGAGTGATAAGAAGAATAAGAAGAACGAGGCTCAAAAACAATTTGCTAATGGTAAGTCTCCCGATAAAAAGGAAAGAAATGAAAAGGGGATGACTGATGAGGAACAAATGCTTCCGGAAATGGAAGAAGAAAGCGCTGACAAACTGACAGCGGAAGTCGCCGAACTGAAAGAGAAAATTGAAAAACAGAACAAAGATTATTTGCTGCTGATGGCTGAGTTTGATAATTACCGTAAACGTACTTTGCGGGAAAAGGCAGAAATCTTGAAAAACGGCAATGAGGATTGTTTAAAAGGTATTCTTCCTGTTATCGATGATTTCGAACGAGGCTTACTTTCAATTGGTGATACATCGGATGTAGAAGCTGTGAAAGAGGGTATGTTGTTGATATACAATAAGTTTAAATCCTATCTCGAACAGAAGGGGGTAAAAGAGATTCCGGCACAAGGAGAAGATTTCAATACCGAATATCACGAAGCAGTTACGATGTTTCCGGCTCCTGATCCTGATCAGAAAGGCAAAGTAATAGATTGTGTGCAAAAAGGTTACACACTAAATGATAAAGTGATACGTTTCGCTAAGGTAGTAGTTGGCGAATAA
- the dnaJ gene encoding molecular chaperone DnaJ encodes MSKRDYYEVLEVSKTATAEEIKKAYRKKAIQFHPDKNPGDKVAEEKFKEAAEAYEVLSDPDKRGRYDQFGHAGVGGASGAGGFGGAGMSMEDIFSHFGDIFGGGFGGFSGFGGGSRSRRHVNRGSDLRVKVKLTLKEIATGVEKKIKVKKYVACKSCNGTGAENGTSYTTCSTCNGSGVVTRVQQTILGAMQSTTTCPTCGGEGRIITSKCKECNGEGVRLEEEVITLNIPAGVADGMQLSMSGKGNAARHGGVNGDLLILIEEEEHPELLRDENDLIYNLLLDFSTAALGGSVEVPTIDGKAKVKIEPGTQPGKVLRLRGKGLPSVNRYGVGDLLVNVSVYIPESLNAEEKKMIEKLSGSENFKPTKSVKDKIFSKLKHMFD; translated from the coding sequence ATGAGTAAGCGAGATTATTACGAAGTGCTGGAGGTTTCTAAAACCGCAACAGCCGAAGAAATAAAAAAAGCATATCGGAAAAAAGCGATACAATTCCATCCGGATAAAAATCCCGGAGATAAGGTGGCGGAAGAAAAGTTTAAAGAGGCTGCCGAGGCTTATGAGGTCTTAAGCGATCCGGATAAAAGAGGCCGTTATGATCAGTTTGGTCATGCAGGAGTAGGCGGTGCAAGCGGCGCCGGCGGTTTTGGTGGTGCAGGAATGTCGATGGAAGATATTTTTTCCCATTTTGGCGATATATTCGGCGGCGGTTTCGGTGGTTTTAGCGGTTTTGGCGGCGGAAGTCGTTCTCGAAGACATGTTAACCGTGGCTCGGACTTACGGGTAAAAGTAAAACTCACACTCAAAGAAATAGCAACTGGAGTTGAAAAGAAAATAAAAGTAAAAAAATACGTCGCGTGCAAATCTTGTAATGGAACTGGCGCCGAGAACGGTACATCCTATACTACCTGTTCGACTTGTAACGGTAGCGGGGTGGTGACAAGGGTACAGCAAACCATTTTGGGGGCAATGCAATCGACAACGACGTGTCCTACATGTGGCGGTGAGGGTCGTATAATAACGAGCAAATGTAAAGAATGTAACGGTGAAGGTGTAAGACTCGAGGAAGAAGTGATTACTTTGAATATTCCAGCAGGTGTTGCCGACGGAATGCAACTCTCGATGAGCGGAAAAGGTAATGCAGCCCGTCATGGAGGGGTAAACGGAGATTTACTGATTTTAATCGAAGAAGAAGAGCATCCCGAACTGTTACGGGATGAGAACGACCTTATTTATAATTTATTACTCGATTTTTCTACAGCTGCTTTGGGTGGTTCGGTAGAGGTGCCGACAATAGACGGTAAAGCTAAGGTGAAGATCGAACCGGGAACTCAACCCGGAAAAGTGTTGCGTTTGAGAGGGAAAGGCTTGCCTTCGGTGAATCGTTATGGAGTTGGCGATTTGTTGGTCAATGTATCGGTATATATTCCCGAGTCGCTGAATGCAGAAGAAAAGAAAATGATCGAAAAATTGAGCGGATCGGAAAACTTTAAGCCGACAAAGTCTGTTAAAGATAAAATATTCAGTAAATTAAAACATATGTTCGACTAA
- a CDS encoding class I SAM-dependent methyltransferase, giving the protein MANYEDYTYNAKNLLRRFSHRKRFCRSVEAISFTEGCRTSVLDFGCGDGMFLNKLNTCFPGFCDLLGYEPYMKPRRDNIVEIVNLWEDVLSYVQENGKFNYICCFEVLEHMTVNMQEDMLQKMLSVITEKGRVVLSVPIEKGLPVLVKGILRRRSGGSWREIYSWKNIGLSFLGKTLPHFRENSEYLTHMGFYYTDLERLLKKYFTIEKRYFSPLGTCFSFVNSQVFYHLIPKIS; this is encoded by the coding sequence ATGGCAAATTACGAAGATTATACATATAATGCGAAAAACCTGTTAAGGAGATTTTCGCATCGAAAACGTTTCTGCAGGTCGGTAGAGGCGATAAGTTTTACAGAAGGTTGTCGAACGTCTGTTCTCGATTTTGGTTGCGGTGATGGTATGTTTTTGAATAAACTGAATACTTGTTTCCCTGGTTTTTGCGATCTTCTCGGATATGAACCTTATATGAAACCCAGACGTGATAATATTGTTGAGATTGTAAATTTGTGGGAGGATGTACTTTCTTATGTCCAAGAAAATGGTAAATTTAATTATATATGTTGTTTTGAGGTTTTGGAGCATATGACCGTAAATATGCAGGAAGATATGTTGCAAAAAATGCTTTCGGTAATTACAGAAAAGGGACGAGTAGTTTTATCGGTTCCGATAGAAAAAGGATTGCCGGTACTGGTAAAAGGAATTTTAAGACGTCGAAGCGGAGGTTCTTGGAGAGAAATATATTCATGGAAAAATATAGGATTATCTTTTTTGGGAAAAACTTTACCACACTTTAGGGAAAATAGTGAATATCTCACGCATATGGGTTTTTATTATACCGATCTCGAACGTCTTTTGAAAAAATATTTTACTATCGAAAAACGATATTTTTCTCCACTGGGAACCTGTTTTTCATTTGTTAATTCACAGGTATTTTATCATTTGATACCTAAAATATCGTGA
- a CDS encoding metal-dependent hydrolase family protein encodes MGKSTLINNVELFNGKDNKTIKGNILIENNLIKKISEQPIETDDPETEIIEGQGKFLMPGLIDAHWHAYMAANTMIDLLTADTSYPQIKAAKEAENTLLRGFTTIRDAGGPVFGLKRAIDEGIVNGPRIFPSGSLISQTGGHGDFRAVYDIPHPFDCALTHTEKIGAATIADGVDAVTVAARNNIRLGASQIKLMVGGGAASLYDQLEDSQFFEEEIEAAVKAAEDAGTYVMVHVYIPEGIARAVRAGVKSIEHGHLIDEPTMKLIAENDVWICVQPFTKDDNTYPTPKQQEKHEMIVNGTDNTYKLAKKYKVKLAWGTDLLFNPENTKKQNQGIGKLTNWFSNFEILKMITFDNGTLLGLSGRRNPYPGEIGVLKEGAFADMLLLKKNALEDINVLDSPQDNILIIMKNGNIYKNILQP; translated from the coding sequence ATGGGAAAAAGTACATTGATAAATAACGTAGAGCTATTTAACGGAAAAGATAACAAAACGATTAAAGGAAATATTCTGATCGAAAACAATCTGATAAAAAAAATATCGGAACAACCGATAGAAACCGACGATCCGGAAACAGAAATTATTGAAGGACAAGGCAAATTTTTAATGCCCGGTCTTATCGACGCACACTGGCACGCTTATATGGCAGCTAATACCATGATAGACTTACTTACAGCAGATACGTCATATCCACAAATAAAAGCTGCCAAAGAAGCTGAAAATACTTTATTAAGAGGCTTTACCACCATTCGGGACGCCGGTGGACCTGTTTTTGGATTAAAACGTGCAATCGATGAAGGCATTGTTAATGGTCCCCGTATCTTCCCGAGCGGTTCGCTTATTTCCCAAACCGGAGGCCACGGAGATTTCAGAGCCGTATATGATATTCCTCACCCGTTTGATTGTGCTCTTACTCACACCGAAAAAATTGGAGCTGCCACCATTGCCGATGGGGTGGATGCCGTTACGGTAGCCGCCCGTAATAACATACGTTTGGGTGCAAGCCAGATTAAACTAATGGTAGGCGGCGGAGCTGCATCGCTATATGATCAGTTGGAAGACTCTCAATTTTTTGAAGAAGAAATAGAGGCTGCTGTAAAGGCTGCCGAAGATGCCGGCACTTACGTTATGGTACACGTTTATATCCCCGAAGGAATTGCCAGAGCTGTCCGGGCCGGCGTAAAAAGTATCGAACACGGACATCTCATTGACGAACCTACAATGAAACTGATTGCAGAAAACGATGTATGGATTTGCGTTCAACCTTTTACTAAAGACGATAATACATACCCGACTCCAAAACAACAGGAAAAACACGAAATGATCGTAAACGGTACCGATAATACCTACAAGTTGGCGAAAAAATATAAAGTAAAACTTGCTTGGGGAACCGATCTGCTATTCAACCCCGAAAATACTAAAAAACAGAATCAGGGAATCGGCAAGTTAACAAATTGGTTTTCTAATTTTGAAATACTAAAAATGATCACGTTCGATAACGGAACCTTACTCGGATTATCGGGAAGACGAAACCCTTATCCCGGAGAAATAGGAGTTCTTAAAGAAGGAGCTTTTGCGGATATGCTGTTACTCAAAAAAAATGCACTCGAAGACATCAATGTATTAGATTCCCCTCAAGATAACATTCTGATTATCATGAAAAACGGAAACATTTACAAAAATATTCTACAACCCTAA